A part of Winslowiella toletana genomic DNA contains:
- a CDS encoding fimbrial protein: MSLITNKMAALASVVVALFTVSLNTQAASESATVNITAEVADNTCTPEWGSSDVNVQMGKASQHDFNGKGKVVLTKPFTLKLKDCGDAASQVTVIANGMVDSGDADAFANTLSTESGGAGGVAILLYGGEGQNKKITPNGATPVIYKVTGHKVDMDFTAKLEQSSAATVTAGNVKSVVTMQINYE; the protein is encoded by the coding sequence ATGTCTTTAATCACCAATAAAATGGCGGCTCTGGCTTCTGTGGTTGTCGCTCTGTTTACTGTCTCCCTGAATACACAGGCAGCGTCGGAAAGCGCCACGGTAAATATTACGGCGGAAGTCGCTGATAATACCTGTACGCCGGAATGGGGAAGTTCAGACGTTAATGTACAGATGGGCAAAGCCTCGCAGCATGATTTTAACGGTAAAGGAAAGGTGGTGCTGACTAAACCTTTCACCTTAAAGCTGAAAGATTGTGGTGATGCTGCCTCTCAGGTGACTGTGATCGCCAATGGAATGGTGGATTCGGGGGATGCTGATGCTTTCGCCAATACACTGAGTACTGAATCGGGTGGTGCTGGCGGCGTAGCAATTCTGCTGTATGGCGGCGAAGGGCAGAATAAAAAGATAACCCCCAATGGCGCCACGCCGGTGATATATAAAGTGACTGGCCATAAGGTGGATATGGATTTTACCGCCAAACTGGAACAAAGCAGCGCTGCTACTGTCACGGCGGGTAATGTAAAAAGCGTTGTTACTATGCAAATTAACTACGAATAA
- a CDS encoding ABC transporter ATP-binding protein gives MSEAQNDILHVDRLSVSTAQGAPILQDISFSIRAGETLCLVGESGSGKSVTSLTTLGLLPKGALSVTSGRIMLDGEDVLQVSNRRLKALRGSRMAMIFQEPMTALNPVLTVGRQIDEVLQTHTGLSAAQRHARVMDALEQVHLPDIARVYAAYPHQLSGGQRQRIMIAMALVLEPRLLIADEPTTALDVTTQQQILKLIRELQQKHGTAVLFITHDMGVVVDIADRVCVMRQGNIVESGELQQVLSQPLEDYTKALLAAVPGLTPRPARKPISAQVVLDVVELGKIYPPKGGGLNWFGKRREGTRALHDVTFSLKRGRTLGIVGESGSGKSTMARCVMRLLMPDAGAIRITGNDISELSSAGLKPHRKRIQMIFQDPNRSLNPRISIGNSLVEGPMNHGVSWAQAWARGQQLLELVGLPADAIDRFPHQFSGGQRQRIAIARALAMEPDVIVADEAVSALDVSVQAQVLQLLEEIQNRLGIAILFITHDLRVAAQLCDDVLVMQHGEVIEYGAASDVLGAPQHPYTQQLMDAVPGKGWDFAAGRRI, from the coding sequence ATGAGCGAAGCGCAAAACGATATTCTGCATGTGGATCGTCTGTCGGTGAGCACTGCGCAGGGCGCACCAATTTTGCAGGATATCTCCTTCAGCATTCGCGCTGGCGAGACGCTGTGTCTGGTCGGCGAAAGCGGTTCGGGCAAGTCGGTGACATCGCTGACGACGCTGGGCCTGCTGCCTAAAGGTGCGCTCAGCGTCACCAGCGGGCGCATTATGCTGGATGGCGAAGATGTGTTGCAGGTCAGCAACCGACGCCTGAAAGCACTGCGCGGCAGCCGGATGGCGATGATTTTCCAGGAGCCGATGACCGCGCTTAATCCGGTGCTGACGGTAGGGAGGCAGATCGATGAAGTGCTGCAAACGCACACTGGCCTCAGCGCGGCGCAACGTCATGCGCGTGTAATGGATGCGCTGGAGCAGGTGCATCTGCCGGATATCGCCCGGGTTTACGCCGCTTATCCGCATCAGCTGAGCGGCGGTCAGCGGCAGCGCATTATGATCGCCATGGCGCTGGTGCTTGAACCTCGTCTGTTAATCGCCGATGAGCCAACTACCGCGCTGGATGTGACCACGCAACAGCAGATCCTCAAACTGATCCGCGAACTGCAGCAAAAGCATGGCACTGCGGTGTTGTTTATCACCCACGATATGGGGGTGGTGGTCGACATCGCTGACCGCGTCTGCGTGATGCGCCAGGGGAATATCGTTGAATCCGGCGAGCTGCAACAGGTGCTGTCGCAACCGCTCGAGGATTATACCAAAGCCCTGCTGGCCGCTGTGCCTGGCCTGACGCCGCGGCCTGCGCGCAAGCCGATTAGCGCCCAGGTGGTGCTGGATGTGGTGGAACTGGGAAAAATCTATCCGCCGAAAGGGGGCGGGCTTAACTGGTTCGGCAAGCGGCGTGAAGGTACGCGTGCGCTGCATGATGTGACCTTCAGCCTGAAGCGTGGCCGCACACTGGGCATTGTCGGCGAAAGCGGCTCTGGCAAATCGACGATGGCGCGCTGTGTGATGCGTCTGCTGATGCCTGACGCAGGCGCGATACGTATCACCGGCAACGATATTTCGGAGCTTTCCAGCGCCGGACTGAAGCCGCATCGCAAACGCATTCAGATGATCTTCCAGGACCCCAACCGTTCGCTTAATCCGCGTATCAGTATTGGCAACAGCTTAGTTGAAGGCCCGATGAACCACGGCGTCTCCTGGGCGCAGGCCTGGGCCCGTGGTCAGCAGCTGCTGGAGCTGGTCGGGCTGCCAGCTGATGCCATCGACCGTTTTCCGCATCAGTTCTCTGGTGGCCAGCGGCAACGTATCGCCATCGCCCGGGCGCTGGCAATGGAGCCGGATGTGATTGTCGCCGATGAAGCAGTGTCGGCGCTCGACGTCTCGGTACAGGCGCAAGTGCTGCAACTGCTGGAGGAGATTCAAAACCGGCTGGGTATCGCGATTTTGTTTATTACCCATGATTTGCGGGTGGCGGCGCAGCTGTGCGACGACGTGCTGGTAATGCAGCACGGCGAAGTGATTGAGTATGGCGCGGCAAGCGATGTGCTGGGGGCGCCGCAACATCCCTATACCCAACAACTGATGGATGCGGTGCCTGGCAAAGGCTGGGATTTCGCTGCCGGACGGAGGATCTGA
- a CDS encoding fimbria/pilus periplasmic chaperone, with translation MTITFNKKVLIALGIAASYITAFSSLAEGGISVQGTRIVYPLHAKQENITVSNTSATDSFLVQSWTEDAIGKKSKDFVVTPPLYLSGPKNENILRLMQLNGNLPQDRESLYYFIVKAIPSVDEASGANKSVLQIATASRIKLFVRPAGLAPEADKAPGYLRFQHEGNQLNIDNPTPYYITLTRIVYEGKGLKDIMVAPKSHALMLLPPGSARSITFSTISDHGAVTKAETKEIK, from the coding sequence ATGACTATTACTTTTAATAAAAAGGTACTGATTGCGCTGGGTATTGCGGCATCATATATAACCGCATTTTCATCTTTAGCAGAGGGTGGCATATCTGTTCAGGGAACCCGGATTGTTTATCCCCTGCATGCAAAACAGGAAAATATCACGGTCAGCAATACCTCTGCTACGGACTCTTTTCTGGTGCAGTCCTGGACAGAAGATGCAATCGGTAAAAAAAGTAAAGATTTTGTGGTGACGCCGCCGTTATATCTTAGCGGACCGAAGAATGAAAATATCCTGCGCCTGATGCAGCTTAATGGCAATTTACCGCAGGACAGAGAATCGCTGTATTACTTTATAGTCAAGGCGATTCCGTCAGTGGATGAGGCCAGCGGCGCGAATAAGAGTGTGTTGCAGATTGCCACCGCCAGCCGTATCAAGCTGTTTGTACGGCCTGCCGGGCTGGCGCCCGAGGCAGATAAAGCGCCAGGTTATCTCCGCTTTCAGCATGAGGGTAATCAGCTGAATATTGATAACCCAACCCCTTATTATATTACCCTGACGCGCATAGTGTACGAGGGTAAAGGGCTTAAAGATATTATGGTCGCGCCGAAAAGCCATGCACTGATGCTATTACCGCCAGGCAGCGCCAGATCAATAACATTCAGTACGATCAGTGATCATGGTGCGGTCACAAAAGCGGAAACGAAAGAGATAAAATAA
- a CDS encoding fimbria/pilus outer membrane usher protein: protein MAKLHFDPSMIDGNADSVSDLSQFEREGTQLAGAYPVDIYVNGNNAASRVVRFMPAQNSAEVHDATGLVACLTIKDLAATGVNTSAFAALSSRADDYCVVLGKDIPGAYTAFDFSKMRLDISMPQAAMQTQPHDWIAPERWDEGVNAALLSYQFSGSENAGRYGNSSHYLNLNSGINLGPWRLRDNSTWSDYESRDGYHSGWQHLSTSVQRTIIPLRSELTIGESSTSSEVFDAVSYRGAELATDDNMYPDTQRGYAPEIKGIARSNAQVSVLQQGNVIYRTFVAPGAFVINDLFPVSTGGDLELEVKEADGSVRVYTIPYASIPVLQRQGHIRYALTAGEYRRSGDNYATPSFVQGTLLWGLPHNITAYGGVQLAERYQALALGAGINLEVLGALSADVTQANSTLADDSRQGGQSLRFLYGRTLASTGTTLQLAGYRYSTQGFHTLEETALKPNSGEYDNLHSSKRERVQVNISQQVGELGSLTVTGSRQTYWRNAAATNTLQAGFSSHWGSVSYTLAYSYSQQGGQPQPDKAVLFSLSVPLTFGPAQDSSKQHQIWATSTTSRDGGGNLNQQTGLSGTALEENNLNWSVSQGYGQREGTNGDVSLDYKGTYGNVAAGYGISNGYRQLRYGASGGIVATGSGVTLGQPLGNTNVLVAVPGAAGVPVENETGIHTDWRGYTVVPYASVYRENRVTLDVSHLDDNVDIDDAVTRVIPTRGALVRADFSAHTGVRALVTLLYNGKPVPFGATVNAGDAASSGLVGDEGQVYLSGLPAKGIISAKWGNETGQQCAAHYQLNENNLHQSLIQIQETCK, encoded by the coding sequence ATGGCGAAGTTACATTTTGATCCATCAATGATTGACGGTAATGCTGATTCAGTCTCCGACCTGTCGCAGTTTGAACGCGAAGGGACTCAGCTGGCGGGTGCTTATCCGGTCGATATCTATGTAAATGGCAATAATGCCGCCAGCCGGGTCGTGCGTTTTATGCCCGCGCAAAATAGCGCAGAGGTCCATGATGCCACCGGTCTGGTCGCCTGCCTGACAATAAAAGATCTGGCGGCGACAGGGGTAAATACTTCTGCCTTTGCCGCGCTGAGTTCGCGGGCGGATGATTATTGTGTCGTACTGGGGAAAGATATTCCGGGTGCTTATACGGCATTTGATTTTAGCAAGATGCGGCTGGATATCAGCATGCCGCAGGCAGCGATGCAAACTCAGCCGCACGACTGGATAGCGCCGGAACGCTGGGATGAAGGCGTTAATGCCGCGCTGCTCAGCTATCAGTTTAGTGGCAGTGAAAACGCTGGCCGTTATGGCAATAGCAGCCACTACCTGAATCTGAACAGCGGCATTAACCTCGGGCCGTGGCGTCTGCGGGATAACAGCACCTGGAGCGATTACGAAAGTCGCGACGGATATCACAGTGGCTGGCAGCATCTGAGTACCTCGGTTCAGCGGACGATTATCCCGTTGCGTAGTGAACTGACAATCGGTGAAAGCAGCACCAGCAGTGAGGTTTTCGATGCGGTTTCGTATCGGGGTGCTGAGCTGGCCACGGATGACAATATGTATCCGGATACCCAGCGCGGCTACGCGCCGGAGATCAAAGGCATCGCCAGGAGCAATGCTCAGGTCAGCGTTCTGCAGCAGGGGAATGTGATTTACCGGACGTTTGTCGCCCCCGGCGCTTTTGTGATTAACGATCTGTTTCCGGTGTCAACTGGTGGCGATCTTGAGCTGGAAGTGAAGGAAGCCGATGGCTCGGTACGGGTATATACCATTCCGTACGCATCGATTCCGGTGTTGCAACGGCAGGGGCATATTCGTTATGCGCTGACTGCAGGAGAATATCGCCGGAGCGGCGACAATTATGCCACGCCGTCATTTGTGCAGGGCACGTTGTTGTGGGGACTGCCGCACAATATTACTGCCTATGGCGGTGTCCAGCTGGCTGAAAGGTATCAGGCGCTGGCGCTGGGCGCGGGAATTAATCTTGAGGTATTGGGCGCGTTATCCGCTGATGTGACCCAGGCGAACAGTACCCTGGCGGATGATTCGCGGCAGGGTGGTCAGTCGCTGCGTTTTCTGTATGGCCGGACGCTGGCGTCTACCGGCACCACGCTGCAACTGGCGGGCTATCGTTACTCAACCCAGGGATTCCATACGCTGGAAGAGACGGCGCTGAAGCCGAATAGTGGTGAATATGACAACCTGCACAGCAGCAAGCGTGAACGTGTTCAGGTCAATATTTCCCAGCAAGTTGGCGAGCTGGGTTCGTTAACGGTCACTGGCAGTCGCCAGACATACTGGCGTAACGCGGCGGCGACGAACACGTTGCAGGCCGGTTTTAGCAGCCACTGGGGCAGTGTCAGCTATACGCTGGCGTACAGCTACAGCCAGCAGGGCGGGCAGCCGCAGCCCGATAAAGCGGTGCTGTTTTCGCTCTCGGTGCCGCTCACGTTTGGTCCGGCGCAGGACAGCAGCAAGCAGCATCAGATCTGGGCGACCTCCACCACCAGTCGTGACGGAGGCGGTAATCTTAATCAGCAGACGGGACTTAGTGGGACGGCGCTGGAAGAAAATAATCTGAACTGGAGTGTGTCGCAGGGTTACGGACAGCGTGAAGGGACAAATGGCGACGTCAGCCTGGATTACAAAGGTACTTATGGCAACGTTGCTGCGGGTTATGGCATCAGCAATGGTTATCGCCAGCTGCGTTACGGCGCTTCCGGCGGGATAGTCGCTACCGGCAGCGGAGTAACGCTGGGGCAGCCACTGGGCAACACCAATGTATTAGTTGCAGTGCCAGGCGCGGCGGGGGTGCCGGTCGAAAATGAAACCGGGATCCACACCGACTGGCGGGGGTACACCGTGGTGCCTTATGCCAGTGTATACCGCGAGAACCGGGTTACGCTGGATGTCAGTCACCTGGATGACAATGTCGATATTGATGATGCGGTGACCCGCGTTATTCCGACGCGTGGAGCTCTGGTGCGTGCTGACTTCAGCGCCCATACCGGCGTTCGTGCGCTGGTGACACTGTTATATAACGGCAAGCCGGTTCCTTTTGGCGCCACCGTTAACGCCGGTGACGCCGCCAGCAGCGGTCTGGTGGGGGATGAGGGGCAGGTCTATTTATCTGGTCTGCCGGCCAAAGGCATTATCAGCGCAAAATGGGGTAATGAAACGGGCCAGCAATGTGCCGCGCATTACCAGTTAAATGAAAATAACCTGCATCAGTCGTTAATTCAGATTCAGGAAACCTGTAAGTAA
- a CDS encoding N-acyl-D-amino-acid deacylase family protein, translating to MAFDLLFHAVTVVDGSGAEPYVADVAISGDRIAAIGNLADQRAQRVIEGNGRCLMPGFIDVHTHDDTTLIDQPQMLAKISQGVTTVIVGNCGISASPVSLSGPPPDPLNLLGAQEAFIYPTFQHYADAVERACPSVNVAALIGHTALRANVMAQFDRPATAEELAQMCVALQGALDDGAIGLSSGLAYTNAKQAPASEMQPLVDIIGAEGALYTTHMRNEHDGLLASLDESFTTARHAGADLVISHLKCAGAGNWGRASLALAALEKAASEQSCNCDCYPYSRSSTTLDAWRVDGQMEIYITWSEPHPEMARQTLQEIAAQWGVDQWQATERLRPAGAIYSMMNEDDVRTILAHPLAMIGSDGLPSDPNPHPRLWGTFPRVLAHYCRDLQLFSLAEAVRKMTGMSAARFRLHDRGAVREGAFADLTLVDMARIEDVATYSDPCRQAPGIDLVVVNGVVSYEDGEVKGRQGRLLKRQPL from the coding sequence ATGGCGTTTGATTTACTGTTTCATGCCGTCACGGTGGTGGATGGCAGCGGCGCTGAACCCTATGTCGCGGACGTGGCAATCAGTGGCGACCGTATTGCCGCTATCGGTAATCTGGCCGATCAGCGCGCTCAGCGGGTGATCGAGGGCAACGGACGTTGCCTGATGCCGGGTTTTATTGATGTTCACACCCATGACGATACCACGCTGATTGATCAGCCGCAGATGCTGGCGAAGATTTCGCAGGGCGTGACTACAGTGATTGTCGGCAATTGCGGCATCAGCGCCTCGCCGGTGAGTTTATCAGGCCCGCCGCCGGATCCGCTAAATCTGCTGGGCGCGCAGGAGGCCTTTATCTATCCCACCTTTCAGCACTATGCCGATGCGGTTGAGCGCGCCTGCCCCAGTGTCAATGTGGCGGCATTGATCGGCCATACCGCGCTGCGGGCGAATGTGATGGCGCAATTTGATCGCCCGGCGACGGCAGAGGAGCTGGCGCAAATGTGCGTGGCGTTACAGGGCGCGCTTGATGACGGCGCTATCGGTCTTAGTTCCGGGCTGGCGTATACTAATGCGAAACAGGCGCCAGCGTCGGAGATGCAGCCGCTGGTGGATATTATTGGCGCAGAGGGTGCGCTGTACACCACCCATATGCGTAACGAACATGACGGTCTGCTGGCGTCGCTGGATGAGTCGTTTACTACCGCCCGCCATGCCGGGGCGGATCTGGTGATCTCCCATCTGAAATGCGCAGGGGCGGGTAACTGGGGTCGTGCGTCACTGGCGCTGGCGGCGCTGGAAAAAGCCGCCAGCGAGCAGTCATGTAACTGCGATTGTTATCCCTACTCGCGCAGCTCCACCACCCTTGACGCCTGGCGTGTCGACGGGCAGATGGAGATTTATATCACCTGGTCGGAGCCGCATCCGGAAATGGCCAGACAGACGCTGCAGGAGATTGCCGCGCAATGGGGGGTAGATCAGTGGCAGGCGACTGAGCGCCTGCGCCCGGCCGGGGCGATTTATTCGATGATGAATGAGGACGATGTGCGCACGATCCTCGCGCATCCGCTGGCGATGATTGGTTCGGATGGTTTGCCATCCGATCCTAATCCTCACCCCCGGCTGTGGGGGACATTCCCGCGCGTGCTGGCGCACTACTGTCGTGATCTGCAACTGTTCAGCCTCGCCGAAGCGGTGCGCAAGATGACCGGCATGTCGGCCGCGCGTTTTCGCCTGCACGATCGCGGCGCGGTGCGCGAAGGCGCCTTTGCCGATTTAACCCTGGTGGATATGGCGCGGATTGAAGATGTGGCGACTTACAGCGATCCCTGCCGACAAGCGCCGGGTATCGATCTGGTGGTGGTTAACGGGGTAGTGAGTTATGAGGATGGCGAGGTGAAAGGCCGGCAAGGGCGTTTATTGAAACGTCAGCCGCTTTAA